Within Chelatococcus sp. HY11, the genomic segment TATTGCCGATGCCGTCATCATGCGCATGGCCGATATCCAGTTCACCTTTCCAGCGATGCTGATGGCTCTGCTGATCGGCGGCATCAGCAAATCGTTGCTGCCGCTTTCGGTGCAGGATCGGTATGCGATGCTGGTGGTGATCTTCGCGCTCGGTATTTCGCACTGGCCGCATTTTGCCCGGCTCGTCCGCGCTGCGACCCTGACGCAGCGAAACAAGGATTATGTCGCCGCTGCGCGACTCATCGGCCACAGCCATCTTTCCGTCATCGCCCGGCAGATCCTGCCGAACGTACTGAACGCCGTATTCGTTCTGGCCACGATGGACATTGCCTTTGCGGTGATGACGGAGGCGACACTTTCCTTCCTCGGCTTCGGCATGCCGACTACCCAGCCGTCTCTCGGAACGCTGATCAAGATCGGATATTCTTATCTGTTCTCCGGTGAATGGTGGGTCGTGGTCTTTCCCAGCAGCCTGCTGGTGATCCTGCTGATTTCTATCAATGTCTTCGGCGACTGGGTACGTGACTACTTCGATCCCAAGTTGAGATAGAGCTTGAATTGCAGGCCCCGCCTAGAGGGCCGTTCATGGCGACCGCGTTTTTTGGAGACATCCTGCAAGCTGGAACACCGTCGATCTGAGGGCCAGAAGATGTCCGAGCTTATCGACAGCCAGATGCGGCTTCGAGCCCTTCTTGCGCTTGGCGCCGTCATAGCCGCACGCGACCGGCTTTCAGGCGTGGAGCGCAAGGCGCGGTTGTCGATGATCGCGACGGTCGGTTGTGCCGGGTGTCCCGATGAACGCGCTGGTCCTGACGCCGCGTGGGTTCTGCTTCAGGTCGACGGTTTGGACCACCACCAGCCGTTTCGCTGAGACGACGGGGATGACCTGGCCACGGAAGCCTGAGGCATGGAATGCGCCCGTCCCCCAGGTATCGGCGGAAGCGACCACCACATGTAGCCACAGCCCTGGCGTTCTCGCCTCGCCCAGGGATAGGATCTCGCGGGAATTGCGGGTAGTTGACGTAACTCGATTTCAAGCCGCACAATCCAGCCGCCTCGGAACGCCGGGAAGTTTCGAGATCTTCGAGGGAAGAGTATCGTGCGTGGATGGCGTGTCTCTGAACCCTTACCCGTTGGTTCGCCGGCTGAACCCGACTTGAAGGCCGGCGCTGTTGGTACGGCAGATCCAGACAGCATAAGGGCCCAGTTGTGCCGAATCCTGAAGAGCAAGGATTTCGATGCCACCGAGCGGCTACGCAATTTCCTGAGCTATGTCGTCGAGGAAGCGCTCGCGGGCCGCGCCGATCGTATCAAGGCCTATGCCATCGCGATCGAGGTGTTTCGTCGGGACGCGACGTTCGATGCCCATTCGGATCCTATCGTCCGCATTGAGGCCGGTCATCTGCGGCGGGCGCTCGATCGCTATTATCTGACGGCCGGCGTGTCGGATGACGTCGTCATTTCCATTCCGAAAGGCAGCTACGTTCCGAAGTTCGAAGTCAGGCATCGAGCCTCCCCTGCGGCGCCGGTCGTTAATCAACCGCGTCGGCGCACGTTGGCCCCGCTCATTATCGGCTCCTTGGCCGTTCTTGCGATTGTGTCTTATCTCGCGGTGGATTGGATGAGAGGCGGCAGGGTTGAGAACCCGGCGCTTCCGCGTCTCCTGGTAAAGCCTTTTGACGATCTTACCGATGTGGGGAAATCGCAGGTTATCGCTCGTGGCCTGACGCAAGAGATCATTGGACAGATCGCCAAGTTCAAGGACATCGTCACGATCTCGGGAGATCCACGCAACAGCGTCGCCGCTGCGGGCGTTCTGTCGCCGGTCGATGATCCGCGATACGTCCTTTCGGGTGACATCGAGATGACGGACAGCCAGTTTCGCCTTCGCGCGCGCGTGCTGAACCGGATGGACAATTCGGTCATCTGGGCGAACAGTTACAACGGCGATCTTCTGGCTTCGACGCTCATCGGCGTCGAGACCGAAATCGCCCGCCAGGTCGCCACGGCTCTTGGGCAACCGTATGGCGTTATCTATCAAGCCGATGCATCAAGGTCATCCCGCAAAGCCCCCGATGACTGGCAGGCCTATGCCTGCACGCTTTCCTATTATTCCTATCGCGCGAACCTCGACGCCAAGACGCACCCCGCCGTGCGGAAATGCCTTGAGGACGCGGTTCGACGCTTTCCCAACTACGCAACGGCTTGGGCGCTGCTTTCCCAGACCTATGTTGATGAAATTCGCTTTCGATATCCAATTGATCCGCA encodes:
- a CDS encoding ABC transporter permease; this translates as MSAVDRNEFRRRSLPVAFFKALGSNPVLKSLRWRPAAMIAGILLCVIILAAIFAPWLATQDPYDVSKLDLLDSHLPPAWLAGGDARFLLGTDSQGADLLSLLLYGLRTSLMVGVLAVSVSVSLGLIMGLLSGYFGGIADAVIMRMADIQFTFPAMLMALLIGGISKSLLPLSVQDRYAMLVVIFALGISHWPHFARLVRAATLTQRNKDYVAAARLIGHSHLSVIARQILPNVLNAVFVLATMDIAFAVMTEATLSFLGFGMPTTQPSLGTLIKIGYSYLFSGEWWVVVFPSSLLVILLISINVFGDWVRDYFDPKLR